In Methanomicrobium antiquum, one DNA window encodes the following:
- a CDS encoding type II secretion system F family protein: protein MLVERYIQWRLSKHPESFTDLKASLISSRMGLTVSRYLYYSILFSLIAGLIFGILGFFLSSFIFIPEFSTGIYNVFNLNLPVYEVPVLTRMAVGLISSAVFFSLGYLFVYILALNYPSMQKSTRKTKINLTLHNAVSYMFAMRRGGAELLDIFRSISENADIYGEVALEFRQVIRDAEYFGFDMISALQNLIYTTPSEKFKEFLEDMLSVINSGGDLSSYLESRVSLYQNEARFEQKQFLSILQIVAESYVTLFVAGPLFLIIIMVVMGMVGTTAVFELTLVTYILLPVGAAIFMLFVDLISLKDQEVERYLSIKELNEFKDVKIKDKEGEEDYFAILDSYDRKRAFKEFLKNPLDWFVSDSKRSFYISVPLAILYLALLFLNVPSYSDAEITYAIIDDHIIMAVLFLLIPYGFFIELWRKKVHDIEESTPDFLDRLGGVNRVGMSLAGAINVLVRTNLGVISYEIRRIKRDIDWGASVGDALVRFEKRVNTSAIARTVTLITKASEMSGEIGEVLSIASSDARMNQVLKRERTGEMFIYTMIIYLAFFVFVFVVAVLDVNFLTILDSMNTSSASATVQATSGASFSQSTQMPVDTFRRLLFHTCMIQAFFSGLIAGQMGEGSIKAGIKHAAIMLVIGLLIFNIMI from the coding sequence ATGCTTGTTGAAAGGTACATTCAATGGAGGCTTTCTAAGCATCCGGAATCCTTTACAGATCTTAAGGCATCTCTGATATCTTCAAGGATGGGGCTTACCGTTTCAAGATATCTTTATTATTCAATATTATTTTCCCTGATAGCAGGATTAATCTTTGGAATTCTCGGATTTTTCCTCTCATCATTCATATTCATCCCGGAATTTTCAACAGGAATTTACAATGTCTTCAACTTAAATCTCCCTGTTTATGAAGTTCCGGTTTTGACAAGAATGGCTGTCGGATTAATTTCATCTGCAGTATTTTTTTCCCTTGGTTATCTCTTTGTCTATATTCTGGCCCTTAATTATCCCTCTATGCAGAAATCAACAAGGAAAACCAAGATAAATCTGACTCTTCACAACGCAGTCTCATACATGTTTGCTATGAGAAGGGGCGGTGCAGAACTCTTAGACATCTTCAGATCGATATCTGAAAATGCTGATATTTACGGAGAGGTCGCACTTGAGTTTCGGCAGGTTATAAGAGATGCTGAATATTTTGGATTTGATATGATTTCAGCTCTTCAAAATCTTATATATACAACTCCGTCTGAAAAATTCAAGGAATTTTTGGAGGATATGCTTTCAGTCATCAACAGCGGCGGGGATTTATCCTCATATCTTGAATCCCGTGTCAGCCTTTATCAGAATGAGGCCAGATTTGAGCAAAAGCAGTTTTTGTCCATACTGCAGATTGTTGCTGAATCCTATGTTACATTATTTGTTGCAGGGCCTTTGTTTCTGATAATAATTATGGTTGTAATGGGAATGGTGGGAACAACCGCTGTTTTTGAACTCACCCTTGTAACCTACATCCTTCTTCCGGTTGGTGCTGCAATTTTTATGCTTTTTGTAGATCTAATCTCCTTAAAGGATCAGGAGGTTGAAAGATACCTCTCAATAAAAGAGTTAAATGAATTCAAAGACGTAAAAATTAAAGATAAAGAAGGAGAGGAGGATTATTTCGCAATTCTTGACAGTTATGACAGAAAAAGAGCATTTAAGGAATTTTTGAAGAACCCTCTTGACTGGTTTGTTTCTGATTCAAAGCGGTCATTTTACATATCAGTTCCTCTGGCAATCCTGTATCTGGCTCTTCTTTTTCTAAATGTGCCTTCATATTCCGATGCAGAGATAACGTATGCGATAATAGACGACCATATAATAATGGCAGTTCTTTTTCTTTTAATTCCTTATGGATTTTTTATTGAGTTATGGAGAAAAAAGGTGCATGATATTGAAGAGAGCACGCCTGATTTTCTCGACAGGCTCGGAGGAGTAAACCGCGTTGGAATGTCTCTTGCAGGAGCAATCAATGTTCTTGTAAGAACAAACCTTGGAGTAATTTCATATGAGATAAGAAGGATTAAACGCGACATTGACTGGGGTGCAAGTGTCGGCGATGCATTGGTGAGGTTTGAGAAAAGGGTCAATACTTCAGCGATTGCAAGAACTGTCACTCTTATCACAAAGGCAAGTGAGATGAGCGGCGAGATAGGAGAGGTTTTATCAATTGCATCAAGCGATGCAAGGATGAACCAGGTCTTAAAGCGTGAAAGAACAGGTGAGATGTTCATCTATACGATGATTATTTATCTGGCATTTTTTGTTTTTGTGTTTGTGGTTGCAGTACTGGATGTCAATTTTCTTACAATTCTTGATTCAATGAATACATCTTCTGCATCAGCAACTGTTCAGGCAACATCAGGTGCTTCCTTTTCTCAGAGCACCCAGATGCCTGTTGATACATTTCGGCGTCTTTTGTTTCACACATGTATGATTCAGGCGTTTTTCTCAGGTCTTATTGCCGGTCAGATGGGTGAAGGCTCAATAAAGGCAGGTATTAAGCATGCCGCAATTATGCTTGTGATTGGTCTTTTGATCTTTAATATAATGATATAG
- a CDS encoding type II/IV secretion system ATPase subunit: MVFFSKEDNLDDKKSPDDKKRQDEISLEELLKKSGEKEISPSFNGDETESEDAENKETDELKNKNDESDTADKKTGSDETDIVKIPPEFPAENSNINVTENPSENISDETADKNSQNTPDTSAVLDSFNDSNISDNPDDEKIPDNSDDSNTSDSLDDVKSKDEQAGISESKITTVDKALNVTLDESLSEELPADEKNEDKKKHKADKKPRFSFLKRLKVKKEPPEEYDFITNGSLVESQVPEGYSLVSEYWILEGRSKVLIVNKNDTRMNEYMLFEPVLSPFEYELLERLFEDMRDVLILTDEEIIEDKSVILLEKMYLLLKEYKIKPKKESKFKLEYYLKRNFLGWSKLDPLLKDPFIEDISCDGSDIPVFLYHRQFRNIKTNVTFKEENLYSLAITLAQRSGKHISVSQPMLDATLPDGSRLQLTLGKEVTSRGTSFTIRKFRESPFTPVELMEYGTFSPEELVFFWLAIENNKSLLFVGGTASGKTSSLNAVSLFIPTLSKVVSIEDTREITLYHDNWIASVTRENVAESTGSRIDMFDLLKAAMRQRPEYILVGEVRGAEAQTLFQAMNTGHTTFSTLHANDVDAAIHRLENAPLNVPRNMVQALDIVSVQALIYRGQERVRRSLEIVEIAGIDPGTGNLRVNNVFTYDPVTDAHSYNGRSSVYQKIMEVRGWTSQEMNDEVQRRLKILNALHEQEIRDYISVTRIVQTYSINPEMVMSEINNLKELLS, encoded by the coding sequence ATGGTATTTTTCAGTAAAGAGGATAATTTGGATGACAAAAAGAGTCCGGATGATAAGAAAAGGCAGGATGAGATAAGCTTAGAGGAGCTCTTGAAAAAATCCGGCGAAAAAGAAATCTCCCCGTCTTTTAATGGAGATGAAACTGAAAGTGAAGATGCCGAAAATAAGGAAACAGACGAATTAAAAAATAAGAATGACGAGTCTGACACAGCTGATAAAAAAACAGGTTCTGATGAGACAGATATAGTTAAAATCCCCCCCGAATTCCCCGCTGAAAATAGTAATATTAATGTCACTGAAAACCCGTCTGAAAATATTTCTGATGAGACTGCTGATAAAAACTCACAAAATACTCCCGATACATCAGCAGTTTTGGATAGCTTTAATGATTCAAATATCTCCGATAATCCCGATGATGAAAAGATTCCGGATAACTCAGATGATTCAAACACCTCCGATAGCTTGGATGATGTGAAAAGTAAAGATGAACAGGCCGGTATTTCTGAATCCAAAATCACAACTGTTGATAAAGCATTGAATGTTACTTTGGATGAGAGCCTTTCAGAAGAACTGCCCGCCGATGAGAAAAACGAAGATAAAAAAAAGCATAAAGCTGATAAAAAACCCCGGTTTTCATTCTTAAAGCGTCTTAAGGTAAAAAAAGAACCGCCTGAAGAGTATGATTTCATAACAAATGGATCTCTTGTAGAATCACAAGTCCCTGAGGGCTATAGCCTTGTATCAGAATACTGGATACTGGAAGGCAGATCAAAGGTTTTGATTGTAAACAAAAACGATACCCGAATGAATGAATACATGCTCTTTGAACCTGTATTGTCTCCTTTTGAATATGAGCTTTTAGAGAGGCTTTTTGAGGATATGCGTGACGTTTTAATCCTCACAGACGAGGAGATAATTGAGGATAAATCTGTAATCCTTCTTGAAAAAATGTATCTCCTCCTAAAGGAATACAAAATAAAACCAAAAAAGGAATCAAAGTTCAAGCTTGAGTATTATCTTAAAAGAAACTTCCTTGGCTGGTCAAAACTTGATCCTCTATTAAAAGATCCATTTATTGAGGATATATCATGTGACGGTTCTGATATCCCTGTATTTTTATATCACCGACAATTCAGAAACATAAAAACAAATGTCACTTTTAAAGAGGAAAACCTCTACTCTCTTGCAATAACCCTTGCACAGAGATCAGGTAAACACATCTCAGTGTCACAGCCAATGCTTGATGCAACCCTTCCTGACGGTTCAAGGCTTCAGCTCACGCTTGGAAAAGAGGTGACAAGCAGGGGAACTTCGTTTACAATACGAAAGTTCCGTGAAAGTCCTTTCACTCCGGTTGAGCTTATGGAGTATGGAACGTTCAGTCCTGAAGAGCTTGTTTTTTTCTGGCTTGCAATCGAGAACAACAAAAGTCTTTTATTTGTCGGAGGAACTGCAAGCGGAAAGACATCGTCTTTAAATGCCGTATCACTCTTCATCCCGACACTGTCTAAGGTAGTAAGCATTGAGGATACAAGGGAAATTACTCTATATCATGACAACTGGATTGCAAGTGTCACAAGAGAAAATGTTGCCGAATCCACAGGCTCCAGAATTGACATGTTTGATCTTTTAAAAGCCGCAATGAGGCAGAGACCTGAATATATCCTTGTCGGAGAAGTGAGGGGTGCTGAAGCCCAGACTCTCTTTCAGGCGATGAACACAGGCCATACAACATTTTCAACGCTCCATGCAAACGATGTTGATGCGGCAATACACCGTCTTGAAAACGCTCCTTTAAATGTTCCAAGAAATATGGTGCAGGCGCTGGATATCGTAAGCGTTCAGGCACTTATATATCGCGGGCAGGAGAGAGTAAGGCGCTCACTGGAGATTGTGGAAATTGCCGGAATAGATCCGGGCACAGGAAACCTCAGGGTAAACAACGTATTCACCTATGATCCTGTAACAGATGCTCATTCATATAATGGCAGATCTTCTGTATACCAAAAAATCATGGAAGTCCGTGGCTGGACCAGTCAGGAGATGAATGATGAGGTGCAAAGACGTTTGAAAATTCTAAATGCACTACATGAGCAGGAGATAAGAGATTACATAAGTGTTACAAGAATAGTTCAGACATATTCCATAAATCCTGAGATGGTAATGTCTGAGATAAATAATTTAAAAGAGCTTTTATCTTAA
- a CDS encoding RAD55 family ATPase, which produces MQDERAKRIPTGIESLDPVLAGGVPKGSVILLVGEPGAGNREFVYSSILFSSKLKEKGVENQKVSLPEEIAYTTFTRLSSSIAEELELSFKGDITKDIENKVNFIDLSEIYFELSAVPTGWYSSTSVIERFQKKSDSVGIVSKLAESLQNHPKNSMIVIDSITDIATENTTASEWKDLIGLLRGLQRVSKKWESVIYILLSDGILSDSRLIEIADCCDAMITFRWEESSARKRQRVMYFEKFRGVMPHLEEKDLVKFAVRITPESGFEVSNIRVVI; this is translated from the coding sequence ATGCAGGATGAAAGGGCTAAAAGAATACCAACCGGAATTGAGTCTTTGGATCCGGTGCTTGCAGGCGGTGTTCCAAAAGGCTCGGTAATTCTTCTTGTGGGAGAGCCGGGAGCAGGAAACAGGGAATTTGTCTATTCGTCAATCCTTTTTTCATCAAAATTAAAAGAAAAAGGGGTTGAAAATCAGAAAGTCTCTCTTCCTGAAGAGATTGCATATACTACATTCACACGCCTTTCATCATCGATTGCAGAAGAGTTGGAGCTCTCGTTTAAAGGCGATATTACTAAAGATATAGAAAATAAAGTGAATTTCATAGATTTATCTGAAATTTATTTTGAATTAAGCGCTGTTCCGACAGGCTGGTACAGCAGTACATCTGTAATTGAAAGATTTCAGAAAAAATCAGATTCGGTTGGAATTGTCTCCAAACTTGCAGAGAGTCTTCAGAACCATCCAAAAAACAGTATGATTGTTATTGACTCAATTACTGATATTGCAACCGAAAATACCACTGCATCTGAATGGAAGGATTTAATCGGGCTTTTAAGAGGCCTTCAGAGAGTTTCCAAAAAATGGGAATCTGTTATATACATACTTCTTTCAGACGGAATTTTATCTGATTCACGACTTATTGAAATTGCAGACTGTTGTGACGCAATGATTACATTCAGATGGGAGGAGAGTTCTGCAAGAAAACGCCAGAGAGTGATGTACTTTGAGAAGTTCAGAGGTGTAATGCCTCATCTTGAGGAGAAAGATCTTGTCAAGTTTGCAGTCAGAATCACTCCCGAATCCGGTTTTGAAGTAAGCAACATAAGAGTTGTAATATGA
- a CDS encoding KaiC domain-containing protein, with protein MIKERILIGIPGLDEMIGGGLIKGSTTAIIGTYGTGKTTFALQFLFEGLINGENCIYISLEESEENIYEKITDRGWDLEKYKDKSLFVIKLDPTDFNLSINSIKNDLPDLIKSVDAKRVVIDPISLFEGLFDDQSTRRREMFRFIEMMSNLDCTLLLTSETEQNNNYSSRYGLVEYLSDTVIVLMYIRPSDLSEVHTALEVVKMRRSNHSREIKPYEIQEDKVNVYSEASVF; from the coding sequence ATGATAAAAGAAAGAATTCTGATAGGAATCCCGGGTCTTGATGAGATGATAGGCGGGGGACTCATTAAGGGTAGCACAACGGCAATTATTGGAACGTATGGTACCGGAAAGACTACATTTGCGCTTCAGTTCCTCTTTGAGGGGTTAATAAATGGTGAAAACTGCATTTATATAAGTCTTGAAGAGAGTGAGGAGAATATTTACGAAAAAATAACTGACAGGGGCTGGGATCTTGAAAAATACAAAGACAAATCCCTTTTTGTCATAAAGCTTGATCCAACCGATTTTAACCTCTCAATTAACAGTATCAAAAACGATCTTCCCGATCTTATAAAAAGTGTTGATGCGAAAAGGGTTGTAATCGACCCCATATCCTTATTTGAGGGTCTTTTTGATGATCAGTCTACAAGAAGGCGGGAGATGTTTCGTTTTATTGAAATGATGTCAAATCTGGACTGCACACTGCTTCTTACAAGTGAAACTGAACAGAACAACAATTATTCAAGCAGATACGGGCTTGTTGAATATTTATCTGATACTGTTATAGTTTTGATGTACATCAGACCCTCTGACTTATCTGAAGTCCACACTGCTTTGGAGGTTGTAAAAATGCGGCGCTCAAACCACTCAAGAGAAATAAAGCCTTATGAAATCCAGGAAGATAAGGTCAACGTATATTCAGAGGCAAGTGTGTTTTGA
- a CDS encoding chemotaxis protein CheW codes for MATIDVVQFEISGTNYAIDINTVQEIVEMMPITPVPRSPQHIAGIINLRGVITNVMNLNCLLGLDFGQNHESKKIIVLVPDAAGSSNIGLIVDDVQSVLQIDDENVDQMDASLSKEAFVKGIIKSGGGTTKQNLVIWIDIEKILEETLGTVEQCVC; via the coding sequence ATGGCTACAATTGATGTTGTTCAGTTTGAAATATCAGGCACAAATTATGCAATAGATATCAATACTGTCCAGGAAATAGTGGAGATGATGCCTATAACACCTGTTCCAAGGTCTCCGCAGCATATTGCCGGAATTATTAATCTTCGTGGAGTTATCACAAATGTGATGAATTTAAACTGCCTCCTGGGTCTCGATTTCGGTCAGAATCATGAAAGCAAGAAAATCATCGTTCTTGTTCCTGATGCCGCGGGCAGTTCTAATATAGGTCTGATAGTTGATGATGTACAAAGCGTTCTTCAGATCGATGATGAAAACGTTGATCAGATGGATGCATCTCTCTCGAAAGAAGCGTTTGTAAAAGGAATAATAAAATCCGGAGGAGGAACGACAAAACAAAACCTTGTGATCTGGATTGATATTGAAAAAATTCTTGAAGAGACACTTGGCACGGTAGAACAGTGTGTCTGCTAA
- a CDS encoding methyl-accepting chemotaxis protein, giving the protein MSDIERIEKILLAMNSGDKIPEMNPSEFGPDFQRIVREINTLSEGFGGIVECTEILSAMTFNDYTRKVTGDYSGAPKVLAETINTVQDRLITLQHVAEDMSEGDFKNLEKFRAIGDGAGRRSENDKIVPAFIKMMEAISNVSAEIEILGHNAADGNISYRSDPSLHSGEYKDIVEAVNTAIDAFVIPMKESINVCQKYADADFTARFSEKIIVKGDFVTFKNAVNNIGESVSANLSETGKVTEQVVSNSNEVAKGTDEVAKATEGVANASQKTADLTKSLLVSIDDITRQISDLSASNEEIASTSQEVYNAASHVVDVGKETQELANVTNRKMGDVEKIASKSVEEIQGLTVQVKEVGKIVKLINDIAGQINLLALNAAIEAARAGEHGRGFAVVAGEVKNLAAEARAATDSIEKVVSAVQSGSENTAKAIMLANNEIVDGVESVNKTLEALNVIIKNAGQVTHDIGEITKAIEDQAQIANNVVNSAEKGNVMTKDVQNEAESLAALAEESSASVEEIGSAVNEVNELIKRLEKANSRFKY; this is encoded by the coding sequence ATGTCTGATATTGAGAGGATTGAAAAGATTCTTTTAGCGATGAATTCCGGAGATAAAATTCCGGAAATGAACCCTTCAGAATTCGGGCCTGATTTTCAGCGAATTGTCAGGGAAATAAATACTCTCTCTGAAGGATTTGGCGGCATTGTTGAATGTACTGAAATTCTGTCTGCAATGACTTTCAATGACTACACCAGAAAAGTTACAGGGGATTATTCAGGAGCTCCTAAAGTTTTGGCTGAAACAATAAACACAGTCCAGGACAGGCTTATCACACTCCAGCATGTTGCAGAGGATATGTCTGAGGGAGATTTCAAAAATCTTGAAAAATTCCGAGCTATCGGAGACGGTGCCGGAAGAAGATCAGAAAATGACAAAATAGTTCCTGCTTTTATAAAAATGATGGAGGCAATTAGCAATGTTTCTGCAGAGATTGAAATTCTTGGTCATAATGCAGCTGATGGAAACATAAGTTATAGAAGCGATCCATCTCTTCACAGTGGTGAATACAAGGATATTGTAGAAGCGGTAAACACAGCAATCGATGCTTTTGTAATTCCAATGAAAGAATCGATAAATGTCTGCCAGAAATATGCAGATGCTGATTTTACTGCCAGATTCTCCGAAAAAATCATTGTTAAAGGAGACTTTGTAACTTTTAAGAATGCAGTAAACAATATTGGCGAGTCTGTATCAGCAAATCTTTCAGAAACCGGAAAGGTTACAGAACAGGTAGTTTCAAATTCAAATGAAGTTGCAAAAGGAACAGATGAGGTTGCCAAGGCAACAGAGGGTGTCGCAAATGCAAGTCAGAAGACTGCTGATCTCACAAAAAGCCTTCTTGTAAGCATAGATGATATCACGAGGCAGATCTCTGATCTTTCCGCATCAAATGAAGAGATTGCAAGTACATCCCAGGAAGTTTACAATGCCGCAAGCCACGTTGTCGATGTTGGAAAAGAGACGCAGGAACTTGCAAATGTAACCAACAGGAAGATGGGCGATGTTGAAAAGATTGCAAGTAAGAGTGTAGAAGAAATTCAGGGCCTTACTGTCCAGGTAAAAGAAGTTGGGAAGATTGTAAAGCTAATCAACGACATTGCCGGTCAGATAAACCTTCTTGCCCTCAATGCCGCAATTGAAGCCGCACGTGCCGGCGAACACGGACGTGGTTTTGCTGTTGTTGCCGGAGAAGTTAAAAATCTCGCCGCAGAGGCACGGGCCGCGACAGACTCTATTGAAAAAGTTGTATCTGCTGTCCAGAGCGGAAGTGAAAATACTGCAAAGGCAATCATGCTTGCCAATAATGAAATTGTTGACGGTGTTGAGAGTGTAAACAAGACACTTGAAGCACTAAATGTCATTATCAAAAATGCAGGACAGGTCACACACGATATCGGTGAGATAACAAAGGCAATAGAAGATCAGGCCCAGATTGCAAACAATGTAGTTAATTCGGCTGAAAAAGGCAATGTTATGACAAAAGATGTTCAGAATGAAGCCGAAAGTTTAGCTGCACTCGCAGAAGAGTCAAGCGCTTCTGTAGAAGAGATTGGAAGTGCGGTAAACGAGGTCAATGAACTTATAAAGCGTCTTGAAAAAGCCAATTCGCGCTTTAAATATTAG
- a CDS encoding pro-sigmaK processing inhibitor BofA family protein, giving the protein MLDTVITVIIACGIIFALWYLLKNLTTLIVNSVIGLIVLVLVSQFNLLGMESFKVTWGAVLVCALGGLPGAILLIVLNFAGISI; this is encoded by the coding sequence ATGTTGGATACAGTAATTACGGTAATAATTGCCTGCGGAATAATATTTGCCCTGTGGTATCTTTTAAAAAACCTGACAACTCTTATTGTAAACTCAGTTATAGGCTTAATTGTGCTTGTTCTTGTATCACAGTTCAATCTTTTGGGTATGGAATCTTTTAAGGTTACATGGGGTGCGGTTTTGGTATGTGCTCTTGGAGGACTTCCAGGCGCAATACTTCTGATTGTGCTTAATTTCGCAGGAATTAGTATTTAA
- a CDS encoding TldD/PmbA family protein, with the protein MAEDNENFSIIDDILRKGSKLADDIEVFFSEGFGVGLELKGRLIGEAEGSESWGIGIRVVKDGKIGCSSTNDPKCFEKCLLSAVSSSKLSTPQNWEGLSTPCSLPDLRLDVFDEKMSCDIETAENFIERLLFGASDADCDVVGGSVSFSKGQSVIANSNGVFYSLEKTGCGVSMETIAATSTGYEFDSSSHADRIDPEKTGRDAASLAVFSKDAGSIKTGNYDVILSPIAVCQLIGSVVIPSFSGRNVNSGRSYLADKLGDDCFDENLNLYDDPHHGTGSRLLDSEGVLTRRIDLIKSGVVNEFSYDLKTAYRYNQKSTGSAVRAGAGGSPAIGTHNIFLDGKRCDVFDEKAVYAHTVVGAHTANAVTGDFSVELSNAAWIEGGEKTKPIKSAMLSGNVFEMLGNIAGMSEESRTLGSMTVPSLRFQELFVVGE; encoded by the coding sequence ATGGCAGAAGATAATGAGAACTTTTCAATAATTGATGATATTTTAAGAAAGGGTTCAAAGCTTGCCGATGATATTGAAGTGTTTTTTTCCGAAGGCTTCGGAGTTGGTCTTGAACTTAAAGGAAGGCTTATTGGTGAGGCTGAAGGCTCAGAATCCTGGGGAATTGGAATCAGGGTTGTAAAAGACGGAAAAATAGGATGTTCATCGACAAACGATCCAAAATGCTTTGAAAAATGCCTTTTATCTGCGGTTTCAAGTTCAAAGCTGTCAACACCACAAAACTGGGAGGGTCTTTCCACTCCCTGCTCTCTTCCTGATTTGAGGTTGGATGTCTTTGATGAAAAGATGTCATGCGATATTGAAACTGCTGAGAATTTTATTGAAAGGTTGCTTTTTGGTGCATCAGATGCAGATTGTGATGTCGTAGGAGGCAGTGTTTCGTTTTCAAAGGGACAATCTGTTATTGCCAATTCAAACGGAGTTTTCTATTCTCTTGAAAAGACAGGCTGTGGTGTTTCAATGGAAACAATTGCCGCTACATCGACCGGCTATGAATTTGATTCATCATCACATGCAGACAGAATTGACCCTGAAAAAACCGGAAGAGATGCGGCATCGCTGGCTGTATTTTCAAAAGATGCAGGAAGTATAAAAACCGGTAATTATGATGTTATTTTGTCTCCCATTGCCGTATGCCAGCTGATAGGTTCGGTTGTTATCCCGTCATTTTCCGGAAGGAACGTAAATTCCGGGCGTTCATATCTTGCAGACAAACTGGGCGATGATTGTTTTGATGAGAACTTAAATCTATATGACGATCCTCATCATGGCACCGGCTCGAGGCTTTTGGATTCAGAAGGGGTTTTGACACGAAGAATTGATTTAATCAAATCCGGTGTTGTAAATGAGTTTTCATATGATTTGAAGACTGCATACCGCTATAACCAAAAATCAACCGGAAGTGCGGTTCGTGCAGGTGCAGGCGGAAGCCCTGCAATCGGGACACACAATATTTTCCTTGACGGAAAACGTTGTGATGTTTTTGATGAAAAAGCAGTCTATGCCCACACTGTTGTCGGGGCACATACTGCAAATGCGGTGACAGGCGACTTTTCAGTTGAACTCTCTAACGCCGCATGGATTGAGGGAGGGGAGAAGACAAAGCCGATTAAGTCTGCAATGCTTTCCGGAAATGTATTTGAAATGCTTGGAAATATTGCAGGAATGTCAGAAGAGTCAAGAACACTTGGCTCTATGACTGTTCCGTCACTTCGTTTCCAGGAACTTTTTGTTGTTGGAGAATAA
- a CDS encoding TldD/PmbA family protein — MEEPGYYDIRHVKGVITNIEIDNGVVESATDSFSDTAILRVLGDKGWGIASIENFGSKSKKEIDEYISVALRYASATQETVTLADCKSGILPMPKLNEDPKEVSLEEKCGLLMEIERAAHIKNIINTRANYTEGNATVYFEDSSENTFSYEICRSGYSVSAVAKKDGVMQAGRESERTITGFNLRHKEEKGLLAAERAVSLLDAKPAKGGIMDAVLDQELAGVFAHEAVGHASEGDLVKEGISVLRGKTDQKIGSDIISVVDDPTIHEFGFMPVDAEGVLPVRTEIIKNGVLKSFLHNRQTLAAVGFGDAGHARGEAGAVPVVRMSNTFIENGDSSYDEIISECRNGILLKGSRGGQVDPGRGVFQFNAEYGYIIENGELSGMVRDVSLSGDILKTLYNIVLCAQDKKMNPGYCGKSGQSVPVTDGSPHLLLNSAVIGGQG; from the coding sequence ATGGAAGAGCCCGGATATTACGATATAAGGCATGTCAAGGGAGTTATAACAAATATTGAGATTGACAACGGAGTAGTTGAATCTGCAACAGACAGTTTTTCAGATACTGCAATTTTGCGTGTTTTAGGAGATAAGGGGTGGGGAATTGCCTCTATAGAAAATTTTGGATCAAAATCCAAAAAAGAGATTGACGAATACATCTCCGTTGCATTACGGTATGCTTCTGCAACGCAGGAGACAGTAACTCTTGCAGATTGTAAATCCGGCATTCTTCCGATGCCAAAGCTAAATGAAGACCCAAAAGAGGTCTCTTTAGAGGAGAAGTGTGGTCTTTTAATGGAGATTGAAAGAGCCGCACATATAAAAAACATCATAAACACACGTGCAAACTACACTGAAGGAAACGCAACAGTCTATTTTGAAGATTCATCTGAAAACACCTTTTCATATGAGATATGCCGTTCAGGATATTCTGTATCGGCGGTTGCAAAAAAAGACGGTGTGATGCAGGCCGGACGTGAGAGCGAACGCACAATCACCGGTTTTAATCTCAGGCACAAGGAAGAAAAGGGTCTTTTAGCGGCTGAAAGGGCAGTAAGCCTTCTTGATGCAAAACCTGCAAAGGGCGGAATAATGGATGCTGTTTTAGATCAGGAGCTTGCAGGCGTTTTTGCACATGAGGCGGTCGGCCATGCTTCTGAAGGTGACCTTGTAAAAGAGGGTATATCTGTCCTTCGCGGAAAGACAGATCAGAAGATTGGAAGCGATATCATAAGTGTCGTTGATGATCCAACAATCCATGAATTTGGCTTTATGCCTGTTGATGCCGAAGGTGTACTTCCAGTCAGAACAGAGATAATAAAAAACGGAGTGCTAAAATCATTTCTGCACAACCGTCAGACCCTTGCGGCTGTTGGATTCGGTGACGCCGGGCATGCAAGAGGTGAGGCAGGAGCAGTTCCGGTTGTAAGAATGAGCAACACATTCATCGAAAACGGTGATTCTTCATATGATGAGATAATATCAGAGTGCAGAAACGGTATACTTCTCAAAGGCTCAAGAGGCGGACAGGTTGATCCGGGAAGAGGTGTTTTTCAGTTCAATGCCGAATATGGCTATATCATAGAAAACGGGGAGCTTTCCGGAATGGTGCGTGATGTATCCCTCTCAGGAGATATCCTAAAGACTCTCTATAATATTGTTCTCTGTGCTCAGGATAAAAAGATGAATCCGGGTTACTGCGGGAAAAGCGGGCAGAGTGTTCCTGTAACTGACGGATCACCGCATCTTCTTTTAAATAGTGCCGTTATCGGAGGGCAGGGGTGA